A stretch of DNA from Microbacterium sp. LWS13-1.2:
GGCGCCGGCGGCGGCGTCGTCGTCCCGCACACGTTGGCGGCGCCCGGGGTCGGCGTGGTCGCCTGGAAGTCGCCAGTGCCGTCGGCGCAGCGACCCCACGAGGTGGCGTGGGTGCCGGCCGGCCACGTGGTGGTGTCGACGAGCGTCGTCGCGTCGGGGAGGTAGAGGTTCGTCTCGTCGCCCTTGCCGAGCCCGGCGGCGGTGTAATCGAGCTTCAGGAAGCCGCCGGACTGGAGCGTGGTCCCGGCCGCGATCGACTGCAGGTGGGTGGCGTCGGTGAGGCGGGCGTTGTCGGCGAGCAGCCAGCCCGAGAGGTCGACGGCGTCGCTGCCGATGTTGGTGAGCTCGATCCAGTCGCCGGGGTCAGAGTTGACCTCGTTGATCACGATCGCAGCACCGGCGCTCGTCGGCTCGAGACCGACGACGGCGGCCTCGATCTCACTCACGATCGCGGGGGGCTCGACGGCGAAGGCCGCCGGTGCCACCACGACCGGAACGGCCGCGAGCGAGGCCACGGCCGCGACGGCGACGAGGGCGCGCACACGCGCGTGGGAAGACGGATGAGATCGCATCGGCGGTCACCTTCGACGAGGGGGGTTCGGGTTCGGCCCAGCGTCTCGACGGTGTGCGAAGGGCTGGTGAACGCGCGGTGTCGTCGAACCGAACGGGCGGCCACCGGCTGGTGGGCGCCCGGCGCCACCGGCTGGTGGGCGCCCGGCGCGGACGACGGATGCCCCGGCATCGCGCCTCCGCATCCGCGGCAAGGGGCACGCCGAGACGACGGATGCCCCGGCATCGTGCCCGCGCGGGGCTCGGTGCCGGGGCATCCTGTGGCGCGTGTCAGACCTGCTGCGGCGCGCCGCCGGCGTTCGCCATCGCGATGAGGCCGTCGATCATCTCGGGGCCGACACCCTCGCCGTCGCCCGCGAGGGCGCCCATCATGCCGATGCGGCCGACCGGGAACGACTCCATCATCTTGGACATGTCGACGCCCTCGGGCATGATCGACGCCGCGCTGTCGCTGACGCCGCCGAGCATCTGGGCCATCGCGGCCTGCACGATCGGCCCGGCGATCGGGTGAGCCAGCACCTCGCCCATCGACGACGTGCGCGACAGCGGCAGCGTGAACGCGTCGCCGTCGACCGCCACCGACACGGACGAGCGGATGTCGCGGCTCGACGCCGCGATGTCGACGGCGTACTCGCCGCCCTCGACGACCCAGCGGTCGGCGCGGACGTCCCAGTAGGCGAGATCCTTGCGGCGCACCGTGAGCGTGACCACCTGGGTCTCGCCCGGCTCGAGCGCGACCGAGGCGAACGCCTTGAGCTCGCGCGGCGCACGCTGCACCGCCGAGTCCGCGAGCGACGTGTAGACCTGCACGACCTCGCGGCCGGCGCGATCGCCGGTGTTGGTGACGGCAACGGTCACCGCGACGTCGCCGTCCGCGTCGACGACCGCCGCGGCATCCGCGTAAGAGAACGTCGTATACGACAGTCCGTGGCCGAAGGGGAACCCTACCTCGAGACGGCGCGCGTCGTACCAGCGGTAGCCGACGAAGAGGCCCTCGCCGTAGCGGGTGTGCGAGAACTCGCCGGGGAAGTCGAGGAACGCCGGGGTGTCCTCGAGCCGCACCGGGATCGTCTCGGTCAGCTTGGCCGACGGATTGACGGCGCCGAACAGCACGTCGGCGGTCGCACCGCCGCCGGCCTGACCGAGCAGCCAGCCCTCCAGGATCGCCGGCACGCGGTCGGCGAACGGCAGCGCCACGACGCCGCCGTTCGAGAGCACCACGACGGTGTTCGCGTTCGCCGCGAGCACCGCGTCCAGCAGGGCGAGCTGCGCGGCGGGCAGGTCGATGTCGTCGCGGTCGTAGCCCTCGGACTCGAGACGGGCGGGCAGTCCCAGGAACACGACGGCCACGTCGGCAGCGGATGCCGCGGCCACCGCCTCCGCGCGCAGCGCCGCGGTCTGGTCGTCCGAGACGTCGAGCGCGTTGCTGAACCCCTGCGCGTAGGCGACCTCACCGGCGGCGAGCGCGCGGATCTCGTCGAGCGCGGTGTCGAGGCGCGTCGGGTTGATCATCGACGAACCCGCGCCCTGGAAGCGCGGCTTCGCGGCGAACTCGCCGATCACGGCGAGCCTCGCGTTCTTCGCCAGCGGCAGGACCCCGTCGTTCTTGAGGAGAACGATGGAGCGGCCGGCGGCCTCCCGCGCGAGCGCGTGGTGGGCGTCGACGTCGAGCGGTCCCGCGATGGCGCCGGCACCGTCGGTCGCCTTGCGCACGAGGTCGAGCACACGCCCGGCCGCGACATCCACCACCGACTCGTCGAGCGAGCCGTCCTGCACCGCCGCGACGATCTGCGCGTCGGTGACGCCGTTGGATGACGGCATCTCGAGGTCCATGCCGGCGGCGAGGCCCGGCACGCGCTCGTTGACCGCACCCCAGTCCGAGACCACGAGACCCTCGAAGCCCCACTCGTCGCGCAGCACCTGGGTGAGCAGCCACGGGTCCTCCGAGGCGTACACGCCGTTGATGCGGTTGTACGAGCACATCACGGTCCAGGGCTGGGCGTCCTCGACGACCCGCTGGAACCCGCGCAGGTAGATCTCCCGCAGCGGGCGCGGGTCGACGTCGGACGAGGACCGCATGCGGTCGTTCTCCTGGTTATTGGCCGCGAAGTGCTTGAGCGAGGTGCCCACGCCCTGCGACTGGATGCCGTTCACGATCGCGGCGCCCAGCACACCCGAGACGATCGGGTCCTCGGAGAGGTACTCGAAGTTGCGGCCGCACAGCGGCGAGCGCTTGATGTTGATGCCGGGGCCGAGCAGCACCGCGACGTTCTCGATCGACGTCTCGGCGCCCAGCGCCTCGCCGACGCGGTGGATGAGCTCGACGTCCCACGACGAGCCGAGGCCGACGGCCGGCGGGAAGCAGGTGGCGGGCACGCTGTCGCCGATGCCCAGGTGGTCACCGCCCTCGCGCTGCTTGCGCAGGCCGTGCGGGCCGTCGGTGACCATGATCGCGGGCACGCCCACTCGCTCGACGGGCTTGGTGTACCAGAAGCTCGCGCCGCTGGTCAGCGACGCCTTCTCTTCGAGGGTCAGTTCCGTGACATCGGGGATGCTCATGGAGTTCCTTTTCTTCGGGGTGTGGAAGCCTGTGGCCGCGGTTCAGCGGACGGCCTTGCTCGGCCAGACGGCCAGCGCGCCGAGGATGCCGAGGACGCGGTGTCGTCCGACGGCACTGTCATGACCAGGTCCCTGCTTCAGATGACATGGGCTCGACGGTGAGCGCACTCGGCAAAACCTTATGTCATTTGGTTTTGAGAAATCAAGCGATATTCGGGTTTACTTCTCCTATGACCGAGAGCGGTACCGGACGACGCGGCTCCTACGCCAAGGGCGTCGCGAAGCGGGAGGAGATCCTCACGCGCGCCCTCGACGTGATCGCCCGCGAGGGCTACCGCGGCGCGTCGGTGAAGGAGCTCGCGGATGCCGTGGGCCTCAGCCAGGCCGGACTCCTGCACTACTTCGACAGCAAGGAGGATCTCTTCACCGAGATCCTGCGCAAGCGCGACGAGATCGACTCGCTCGACCAGGGCCTGGGAGTCGATCTCGAGCACGGCGCCCCGCGGGTCGAGGACGCCGAGCAGGGCGACATCCGCGCGGGCTTTCTCGGCGTCATCGGCCACAACGCCGACGTCCCCGGCCTGGTGCATCTCTTCGCACGGCTGTCGGTCGACGCGGCGGATCCGGAGCACCCCGCGCACCAGTTCTTCCTCGCGCGCGGCAAGAACCTGCGCGGATCCTTCGCGGCGGCGATCGCCGCCCAGCAAGCGGCGGGCAGGCTCGACAGCCGCATCGAACCCGAGGCGCTCGCCCGCATCTTCCAGGCGGTCGCGGACGGCATGCAGGTGCAGTGGATACTGGAGCCCGACGTCGACATGGCCGCGACCGTCGGCGCCCTGTTCGACTTGCTCACGCCGGAGAAGCCATGAACCCCACGCCCCCGCCGGCAGCTGCCGGCACGTCGCCCGCAGTCTCCGCGCCTTCGAGCCCAGACACGGCGACGACGCGTTACGTGGAGGCCGACACCGTCACGGGAAGGGTTCGCGGCCTCTGGCGGGGCGAACCCGGATCGGGCGGATCGGCCGCGTTCCTCGGCATTCCGTTCGCGAAGGCCCCGGTCGGGGCACTGCGATTCGAGGCGCCCGTGCCGCCCGAACCATGGGAGGGTGTGCGGGACGCACTCGAGTTCGGTGCGACCGCGCAGCGCGGCGACGCGGGGATCACCCTCATTCCGGAGCCGTCCGTGCCCGGCAACGCGACGCTCAACGTCAACGTGTTCACGCCCGTTCCGGGCGTGGTGGATACCGCGCTCCCTGTTCTCGTCTGGATCCACGGCGGGGGCTACGTCTCCGGGTCTCCGGCGAGCCCCTGGTACGACGGCCTCGCTTTCAACCGCGACGGCGTCGTCACGGTGACGATCTCGTATCGCCTCGGCTTCGACGGATTCGGGCACATCGACGGCGCACCGTCGAACCGTGGCGTGCGGGACTGGCTCGCCGCATTGCAGTGGGTGCAGGACAACATCGCGAGATTCGGGGGCGACCCGTCGCACGTCACGATCGCGGGGCAGTCCGCCGGCGGAGGCGCGGTGCTCCGACTGCTCGCAATGCCCGCCGCGCAGCATCTGTTCCATTCCGTGTGGGCGCTGTCGGGCGCACTGGCGGACGTCTCGTCCGAGCGTGCTCGCACCGCATCGGCGAGGCTCGCTCGTCTCGCCGGCGTCGCGCCGACGCGCGAGGGCTTCGCCTCCGTACCGGAGGAGACCCTGCACGCCCTCCAGTCGAAGGCTGTCGAGCCCGAATCGGCCGATCGCCTCGCCGGTGTGCGAGGGCTGCTGGACGACGGGCTCTCGTGGGGTCCGATGATCGACGGCGACCTCGTCCCCGATCCCACGATCGCCGCGCTGCGCTCCGGCGCGGGGGCCGACAAGCCCCTCGTGCTCGGCACGACGGACGACGAGTTCACGATGGTGCTCGACTCGGCCCAGCGCAAGCTCCGGTTCATCCCCGCGGGCCAGGCACTTGCGAAGCTCGACGTGCCCCGCGATCGCCGACGCGCCTACCTCACCGACAATGCGGCACAGCGCCGCAAGGGGACGGCAGCGGTCCTCGGCCGCTACGTCACCGACGTGGTCTTCCGCTCGACGGTCGTGAAGGTCGCCGACGCGCGCGGGGCCGCACCGACGTGGGTGTACCGCTTCTCCTGGCCCTCGCCGACCCGGCGGTGGGCGCTGCACTGCCTGGACGTGCCGTTCTGGTTCGACTGCCTCGACGAGCCTCATGTGGCCGCGATCGCCGGCGACGCTCCCCCGCGGCGACTCTCCGACGCGATCCACGGCGCCGCGGTCGCCCTCATCCGGGGCGACGCCCCCGGGTGGCGCGCCTGGTCGGACGCACCCGGGACGACACGCGTGTTCGGAGGCGCGGCATCCGCTCCCGATGTCATCGCCGACGGCTACCGCAGCGTCCGCACCCTCGTCTGACCCGACGACCGCGCCCCGCACGCCACACGAACTCCGAAGAATCGCGCGAACCCGGCAGGATTCGAGCCGATCGCCGCATATCCGGGGTGATTCTGCGGAGTTGGCGCGTCAGGCCAGCGCGGCCAGCACTTCGCGCTCGAAGAGCTCGATGCCCGAGAGGTCATAGGCCGCCTCGGGGAAGTAGTGGATCGCGTAGGTGATGCCGTGCCGCTCGCGCTCGGCGAGACGCTCGACCACCTGCTCGACCGCGCCGAAGGCGGGCGAGCTCACGTAGTCGTGCTCGATCTGGTCGGCGCGCTCCTGCCCGACGAACGGGAGGACCCGAGCCTTGACTGCCGCGAGACGCTCGTGGGCCTCGGCCTCGGTCGCGCCGACGATCGTGTTGAAGTTCGAGCTGCGGGTGATCTCCGAGAAGTCGCGGCCGAGGGCGTCGCAGTGCTCGCGGAGGATCGCGCTCTTGCGGTCGATGTCGTCGAGCGAGCCGGCGAAGTTCGTGTACGACGCGTACTTCGCCGCGATCTTGAGCGTCACCTTCTCGCCGCCGCCGGCGACCCAGATGGGGATGCCACCGTTCTGGAGGGGCAGCGGCTGCACGAGGGCGCCGTCGACCTGGTAGTGCTTCCCGTCGAGGGTGGCGCGGCCGGTGGTCCACGCCTGCTGCATGATGTCGACGCCTTCGCGCAGCATCCGCAGCCGTTCCGGAACCGGCGGGAAGCCGTAGCCGTACGCCTCCCACTCGTGCTCGTACCAGCCGCCGCCGATGCCCATCTCGGTGCGGCCGCCCGAGACGATGTCGACGGTCGCGGCGACCTTCGCAAGGTAGGCGGGATTGCGGTAGCCCATGCACGTGCACATCTGGCCGAGGCGGATGCGGTGGGTCGACGCCGCGAACGCCGCCATCAGCGTCCATGCCTCGTGCGTCGCCTCCTCGCTCGGCACGGGCGTCGTGTGGAAGTGGTCGTAGACCCACAGCGACTCCCACGCACCGGCGTCGGCGCGCTCTGCCAGCCCTTTCATCACCGCCCAGTGCTCGGAGGGGTCGATGCCGACCAGATCGAATCGCCAGCCTTGGGGGATGAAGGTACCGAAGCGCATGCCTCCAGCCTAGGGAAGCGTTTGCTCGTCCTCCACGCCCGAAACGCGGGCGTGCGGCATCCGCTCGCGCATGACGGCGATCGCCTCGGGGTTGTGATCGACGAGGACGGCGTCGCGGCCGAGCGCCGACGCCACCGCACCCGTGGTGCCGCTGCCCGCGAAGAAGTCGAGCACCCGGTCCCCCGGGCGCGATGAGGCCTGCACGATCCGTCGCAGGATGCCCTCGGGCTTCTGCGTCGGGTAGCCCGTCTTCTCGCGCCCGGTCGTCGGCACGATCGTGTGCCACCAGACGTCGGTCGGGAGCTTGCCGCGCTCGGCCTTCTCGGGCGTGACCAGCCCCGGCGCCATGTAGGGCTCGCGGTCCACGGCATCCGAGTCGAACCAGTACGCCTTCGGATCCTTGACGTACACGAGGATCGTGTCGTGCTTGGTGGGCCAGCGCTTGCGCGTCTTGGCGCCGTAGTCATAGGCCCAGATGAGCTCGTTGAGGAAGCGCTCGCGCCCGACCAGCGCGTCCATCAGCACCTTGGCGTAATGCGCCTCGCGGTAGTCGAGATGCAGGTACAGCGTGCCGTCCTCGGCGAGCAGGCGCCAGGCCTCGAGCAGCCGCGGCTCGAGGAAGCCCCAGTAGTCGTCGAACCGGTCGTCGTAGGCCCGCAGGTCGCCGCGGATGCGCTCGTACTCGCGACCATGGAACCCGCGCCGCACGACGCCGGCTGCGATCGGTGGCGCTCCCGCACCACCCACCCCGCGAGACCCCACCGGGTCGCCGAGACCGTGGAAATCCCCCACCGTCTCGTCCGCCCGCTGGGGTCTCGCCGAGAGGGAGTGGGCGGGGACGTCGGGTGATAGGGAGGGGGACGGATGCCGCGACCTGGCGGTCTCGATCGAGCGCTCCTGCGGGCGGCCGGTGTTGAACGGCGGGTCGAGGTAGATCAGGGTGAAGGAGGCGTCGGGCAGCCGCCGGATGACCTCGAGATTGTCGCCCTCGTGGATTTCGACGGAGCCGGGAGCCGCCGAGCCGGGCGCCGGGGTGGAGCGGGGGGCCGCTGCGCGGCCGCCCGGCGCGGCATCAGTTCCTCCCGCAGCCGAGGTCACGCGCCCCCGCCCGTCACGGGACCCGGCGCAGCCACGCGTCGGTCGCGAACTTGGACTCCACGAGCGCCTCGGCCTCGGCGTACTCGTCGTCGGTGATGTGACCGGCGACGGCGCCGTAGAGGTTCTGGAACGTCTCCGCGAGCTTGGCGATGATCGCCTCGCGGGGAAGACCGGTCTGACGGCGCAGCGGGTCCACGCGTTTGTCGGCCGACGTCGTCCCCTTGTCGCTGAGCTTCTCGCGGCCGATGCGCAGCACCTCGGTCATGACCCTGCCGTCCATGTCGTAGCTGAGGGTCGCGTGGTGCAGCACTCCCCCGTTCGCGAGGCGCTTCTGCGCGGCGCCGCCGATCTTGCCCTGGGGCGAGGCGATGTCGTTAAGCGGCTGGTACGTGGCGTCGATGCCGAGGGTCCGCAGCGCCTGCAGCACCCAGTCGTCGAGGAACGCGTACGAGTCCGCGAACGTCAGACCGGCGACCAGTGATGCGGGCACGTACAGCGAGTACGTGACGATCGAGTTGGCGCCCATGAGCATCGCGCCGCCGCCCGAGATGCGGCGCACGACGTCGAAGCCGTGCTTCGCGGCCCCGTCGGGGTCGACCTCGTTACGCAGCGACTGGAACGAGCCGATCACGACGGCGTTCTCGTCCCACTCCCAGATCCGCAGCGTCGGGCGCCGCCGGCCGTCGCCGACGCGGCCGGTGAGCACCTCGTCGAGCGCCAGGTTCATGCGCGGCGAGACCGGCTTGTCGTGGACGATCTCCCAATCGAAGTCGTGCCAGCCGGGGGCGGTGACGAGGGCGCGGCGTACGGCGGTGCCGACCGCTTCAGGCGTGAAGCCCAGCAGCTGCGCCCCGCTCGGAAGCGCGGACCGCACGGCGGCGGCGATGGCCGCGACGTCCGCCTCGATCGGCAGTCCGTTCACCGCGGCGTCGATGTCGTCGAGCGCATCGTCCGGCTCCAGGAAGAAGTCGCCCGCGAGGTGGAAGTCCGCGATGCGGCCGTCGCGCTCCTCGAGGTCGACGACGACGAGCTTTCCGCCGGGCACCTTGTATTCGCCGTGCATGCGTTCAGCCTATTGCCGGCGCGCCCAGAGACCGGGCGCCGCCCGAAGGCGACGCCCGGCCGAGAGATCAGTTGATCCCGGGGATGACGAGCCACCGGTTGACGAGCACGATCCACAGTGCGATGACCGCGAGGGCCGCGATCGCGATGCCGATGCCCTGACGGCCGCGGAGCAGGAGCCCCACGACGATCACGATGAGCGTCGCGATCGCCAGCACGAGCGAGCCGAACGGAATGCCGGGCAGGAACAGCGACAGTATGAACAGCGCGGCGACGACGATCTCGATGATGCCGACGACGGTGTTGCCCTTGCCCCGCACTCGGAGGATGCCGTCGAAGAGGGCGACCGCGCCGCCGATGAGCGCGATGAGCAGGAGCCAGCTGAGGGTGATCAAGGTGGGGGGAACCTTTCGCGAGGGATGCCGCGGCAGCCGCCGCGGCGCCGGTCAGCCTATCGACGCGCGGCTCCGGGCCCCCGAAACAGGCCGGGGCTGGACGCGACACCCGCAGGACTGGTAAGAGGCGGCGACGACGGGCCGAGGCATCCGTCATCGCCGCCTCTCTGGAGTGCAGCGCGTCCCTCGCTATGAGGTGCAGGCCCGCCCGTCGAGAAGGAACTGCCACGGCGTGCTCGCCGCGCCCTTCGCGTGGATCACCGTGTCGGGCGCCTTGCCGCCCTTCTTGGTCGCGCCGCTGACGGTCACGATGCCGTCGGCCTGGGTGACGGTCGCGCGCGTGGCCTTCGTCACGATCTGCCCGTCGGGCACGGCGAACGCGAGCGTCCACCGGTCGGCGACGACGCCCGACAGGCGCACCGTCGCCGAGAACGCATCCTCGTCGCCGTCGGCGACCCACTCGACGTGGCAGTCGAGCGGCGCAAGCGGCGGGTTGGCCAAAGCGATGAGCTCGCGCGCCTGCTCGACGAACCACTGACCTGCCGCGGGGTCCTCCATGCCGCGCTCCGGATCGAGCGGGCCCGCCGTGCCGCGGTAGCACTTGCCGTCGGATTCGCCCGGCACCTTGATCCACAGGTATGCGTCCACGAGGGGCGTACCCGTCGTCGTGTCGGGGCGGGTGCCCAGGCCGCGGTCCGGCGGGTTGCACCAGTCTTCGTGCGTGTCGCCGTACTGGCCTTCGTGGTCCCAGGGCCCGAGGCCGTTGCGGCTGGTGTCGATGACGAAGCGCGTGGTGGCCTCCACATCGCCGAGGATCGCCGCGTAGCGCGAGTCGACGCCGCTGGTGTTGAGCGCCGGGTCGGCGGCATCCGCGCTCCATTCGCCGTACGGCGACATGCCCACACCTTGCCAATCGGTCGCGGGGCCGCCGTTCCAGTACTGGTTGCCGCACGAGCCGAAGTCGCCCGCGTTGACCTGCGTGGCGTAGGCGATGCACTGCGACACCCAGGTGCCGTACGCGGTGTTGTTCGCCGTGAACTGGTAGTTGGGCGTTGAGGAAGAATCCGTCTGCGTCCTGCACGCCGGCCTTGATCAGACGGTCCGAGATCTCGCCGACGTTGAGCCACGCCGAGCTGGTGCCGTCGAGATAGACGGATGCCTCCGGCAGAGCGCCGATCGCATCCACGGCGTGGTTCAGCTGGGTGAAGCGGTCGGCGGCGGCGGTGTCGGCGGGCACCTCGGCCGGCTGGCACCACTCCATCTGCCCGTCGAGCGTGACGTGGTGCGGGATGATGCCGAGGCCGTCGGGCTCGAGGATCACGGTGGCGGCACGATCTCCGATGCCGGCGGCGAACCCGTCGATCCAGGCGTTGTACGCCGCGGTGTCCGCCGCTCCGCCCGCCGAGTACTGCGCGCAGTCGCGGAAGGGGAGGTTGTACGCGACGAGCACGGGCATGCGGCCCTGCGCGGCGGCGGCGGTGACCACGTCATCGACGGCCGCCTCGACGTCGGCCGGCGTGCCCGAGGTGAACCAGTCCGCGGACGGGATCGAGCCCAGCAGTTGGGCGTCGTCTCGCGCCTGCCCGGTGAGCGACTGGGCCGCTTCGAGGGTGGTGCTCCACGGGTTGACGTAGAGCTCGGAGCCGACGAGGTCGCCGTCCGGTTCGTCGGCGGCGGCCGCGGTCGCGCTCAGCGGCACGGCGAGCCCGACCGCGAGTGCGGCGGCGGCGCCC
This window harbors:
- a CDS encoding glycoside hydrolase family 3 C-terminal domain-containing protein, giving the protein MSIPDVTELTLEEKASLTSGASFWYTKPVERVGVPAIMVTDGPHGLRKQREGGDHLGIGDSVPATCFPPAVGLGSSWDVELIHRVGEALGAETSIENVAVLLGPGINIKRSPLCGRNFEYLSEDPIVSGVLGAAIVNGIQSQGVGTSLKHFAANNQENDRMRSSSDVDPRPLREIYLRGFQRVVEDAQPWTVMCSYNRINGVYASEDPWLLTQVLRDEWGFEGLVVSDWGAVNERVPGLAAGMDLEMPSSNGVTDAQIVAAVQDGSLDESVVDVAAGRVLDLVRKATDGAGAIAGPLDVDAHHALAREAAGRSIVLLKNDGVLPLAKNARLAVIGEFAAKPRFQGAGSSMINPTRLDTALDEIRALAAGEVAYAQGFSNALDVSDDQTAALRAEAVAAASAADVAVVFLGLPARLESEGYDRDDIDLPAAQLALLDAVLAANANTVVVLSNGGVVALPFADRVPAILEGWLLGQAGGGATADVLFGAVNPSAKLTETIPVRLEDTPAFLDFPGEFSHTRYGEGLFVGYRWYDARRLEVGFPFGHGLSYTTFSYADAAAVVDADGDVAVTVAVTNTGDRAGREVVQVYTSLADSAVQRAPRELKAFASVALEPGETQVVTLTVRRKDLAYWDVRADRWVVEGGEYAVDIAASSRDIRSSVSVAVDGDAFTLPLSRTSSMGEVLAHPIAGPIVQAAMAQMLGGVSDSAASIMPEGVDMSKMMESFPVGRIGMMGALAGDGEGVGPEMIDGLIAMANAGGAPQQV
- a CDS encoding LLM class F420-dependent oxidoreductase, yielding MRFGTFIPQGWRFDLVGIDPSEHWAVMKGLAERADAGAWESLWVYDHFHTTPVPSEEATHEAWTLMAAFAASTHRIRLGQMCTCMGYRNPAYLAKVAATVDIVSGGRTEMGIGGGWYEHEWEAYGYGFPPVPERLRMLREGVDIMQQAWTTGRATLDGKHYQVDGALVQPLPLQNGGIPIWVAGGGEKVTLKIAAKYASYTNFAGSLDDIDRKSAILREHCDALGRDFSEITRSSNFNTIVGATEAEAHERLAAVKARVLPFVGQERADQIEHDYVSSPAFGAVEQVVERLAERERHGITYAIHYFPEAAYDLSGIELFEREVLAALA
- a CDS encoding biotin/lipoate A/B protein ligase family protein produces the protein MHGEYKVPGGKLVVVDLEERDGRIADFHLAGDFFLEPDDALDDIDAAVNGLPIEADVAAIAAAVRSALPSGAQLLGFTPEAVGTAVRRALVTAPGWHDFDWEIVHDKPVSPRMNLALDEVLTGRVGDGRRRPTLRIWEWDENAVVIGSFQSLRNEVDPDGAAKHGFDVVRRISGGGAMLMGANSIVTYSLYVPASLVAGLTFADSYAFLDDWVLQALRTLGIDATYQPLNDIASPQGKIGGAAQKRLANGGVLHHATLSYDMDGRVMTEVLRIGREKLSDKGTTSADKRVDPLRRQTGLPREAIIAKLAETFQNLYGAVAGHITDDEYAEAEALVESKFATDAWLRRVP
- a CDS encoding helix-turn-helix domain-containing protein, coding for MTESGTGRRGSYAKGVAKREEILTRALDVIAREGYRGASVKELADAVGLSQAGLLHYFDSKEDLFTEILRKRDEIDSLDQGLGVDLEHGAPRVEDAEQGDIRAGFLGVIGHNADVPGLVHLFARLSVDAADPEHPAHQFFLARGKNLRGSFAAAIAAQQAAGRLDSRIEPEALARIFQAVADGMQVQWILEPDVDMAATVGALFDLLTPEKP
- a CDS encoding glycoside hydrolase family 6 protein, translated to MSQCIAYATQVNAGDFGSCGNQYWNGGPATDWQGVGMSPYGEWSADAADPALNTSGVDSRYAAILGDVEATTRFVIDTSRNGLGPWDHEGQYGDTHEDWCNPPDRGLGTRPDTTTGTPLVDAYLWIKVPGESDGKCYRGTAGPLDPERGMEDPAAGQWFVEQARELIALANPPLAPLDCHVEWVADGDEDAFSATVRLSGVVADRWTLAFAVPDGQIVTKATRATVTQADGIVTVSGATKKGGKAPDTVIHAKGAASTPWQFLLDGRACTS
- a CDS encoding carboxylesterase family protein yields the protein MNPTPPPAAAGTSPAVSAPSSPDTATTRYVEADTVTGRVRGLWRGEPGSGGSAAFLGIPFAKAPVGALRFEAPVPPEPWEGVRDALEFGATAQRGDAGITLIPEPSVPGNATLNVNVFTPVPGVVDTALPVLVWIHGGGYVSGSPASPWYDGLAFNRDGVVTVTISYRLGFDGFGHIDGAPSNRGVRDWLAALQWVQDNIARFGGDPSHVTIAGQSAGGGAVLRLLAMPAAQHLFHSVWALSGALADVSSERARTASARLARLAGVAPTREGFASVPEETLHALQSKAVEPESADRLAGVRGLLDDGLSWGPMIDGDLVPDPTIAALRSGAGADKPLVLGTTDDEFTMVLDSAQRKLRFIPAGQALAKLDVPRDRRRAYLTDNAAQRRKGTAAVLGRYVTDVVFRSTVVKVADARGAAPTWVYRFSWPSPTRRWALHCLDVPFWFDCLDEPHVAAIAGDAPPRRLSDAIHGAAVALIRGDAPGWRAWSDAPGTTRVFGGAASAPDVIADGYRSVRTLV
- a CDS encoding site-specific DNA-methyltransferase, translated to MHEGDNLEVIRRLPDASFTLIYLDPPFNTGRPQERSIETARSRHPSPSLSPDVPAHSLSARPQRADETVGDFHGLGDPVGSRGVGGAGAPPIAAGVVRRGFHGREYERIRGDLRAYDDRFDDYWGFLEPRLLEAWRLLAEDGTLYLHLDYREAHYAKVLMDALVGRERFLNELIWAYDYGAKTRKRWPTKHDTILVYVKDPKAYWFDSDAVDREPYMAPGLVTPEKAERGKLPTDVWWHTIVPTTGREKTGYPTQKPEGILRRIVQASSRPGDRVLDFFAGSGTTGAVASALGRDAVLVDHNPEAIAVMRERMPHARVSGVEDEQTLP